The genomic region cgtgtaatacatggggtttttaaaaatataactttttttattatgcaggatataaaattagatttattcaatccatataatacttaaggtttataaagatataactttttattgtttggtatagaaaattacatgtgctcaacccgtataacacatgaggttcttaaaaatgtaacttttttcattatttaatatataaaactaaatttactcaacccatacaatacacggggttcttaaaaatacaatatttttttattatttaaaatataaaattacatttatgcaatccatgtaataaacgagatttttaaatatgtattgttttattatttgatatataatattacatttattcaacccgtgtaataaacgagatttttaaagatatatatatatatatatatatatatatatatatatatatatatatattatttgatatataaaattacatttattcaacacgtgtaatacacggggttctaacctagctTGTAGAAATAGTAATTCGATTATAGTTCCAAACTATTTACTGGTGATGTAAGCATGATAGTAATTCGATTTTAGTTCCAAACTATTTACTGTTGATGTAAGCATGATCTGATAATTATGGGATAACTTATTTTTGAAAGTTCTTGATTGGTaatagtggcgaagcttgagatttccgatcagggggtcgaaaacgtatataccaaaatatttctataaaaccaggggcaaaaaacgtatataccaaaaaatttctatatgaaaactacatactctccactactgagcgaaaagttcggagggtcggccgccccctcccgcccctacTATCCTACGCCCATGATTATAGTAGGGAATGTGTGGTTACACTTATGGCCCCTTTGAGAATGAGATCTCTCGTTATTTATTGCACGGAGCATCTCTTTCGGTCCCAAAAGCCTACCCATATGGTTCATTGGCTGCTTTCTGTTTCGAACTTTTGAATTGTAGTTGGCTAGTGGTATTTAGGTGCCTTGCAGCCTCTCAACTTACGGATGAGAATAGAGGTCGCAATATGTGTGGGTTGAGTAACAGGTCAAAACAGACTCACGAAGAAACAAATCATTTTCCTTATTAGTCAAACGGGCTAGGGGTAAAGTTGACCCGCTATCGCTTTTCTGTCAGTCGTTTTTGTAAGTAGTAGATGTGTTAGTTATGATCACAAAACCGTATTAACAACTGTAATCATCTTAGTCTTTAAATAGAACCTTGACCATCTTCTATTTGTTTCATGTTTCCCTTTAGCCTATTGTTTTAAGGTTTGACTCATTTGACTAGTTGAAGATACAACACAACCCAAATAAGCTCATTTATGAGTACGTGGGCCGAAATTGTTACCTCTGGATGAGTGGTTGTAGATGCCTAGTTCAAATTTATGATACTAaattccttttttttaaataaatacatTGAAAATAACCACACTTAGGCAAATGCACTTATAGTCACTTGGAATACATTGAATGTGTTCATCTCATAATTCCACTAATTGTGGGCTACTTTTTAATAACATTGAGACTAGTCAATTGCTTCTATGTTTTTGCAAGTTGCTATTTGTAGGCCAATTGTGATATTGGACCACCATATTGAGAATGGTTGAAGTTAATTCATATTGTGTGTCATTTTCTTGGTCCCTGCCTATGTTTCCATCTTTAGACTTTGATACATTAAATATGGAAAAACCTTATCTATATCATCATATATTCTGCAACATAAGGTGGAAATcttgtttgtaatatcaatatACATTCTATAATCTAATTATCATTCCTACAATGCCAGCCAGTATCCGTACTTGCATATACGATATATATACTTGCGCAAATGAGTAAAGAATAAGGATCGGTAACATTTCAACTTAATCCATAATATAATCTCCCTTCCAATGATCATGTCTCTGTCTTCATATTGATTCCTTCATTTGAACCTGAAAAACATAAACGTGTAAAAGCCTGTTAGGTTATCAACTTATACCGCCGCTTCATATATACTTAGCCTTTATGGTGTGCTATACGTCTGGGTCGGGTCAGATGGTGGTCTCGTATTGAATCCCATTTTAAGTTGGCaagttttatataataataataataggtgCATTATTATCTTTAAGTTATGTTTTTATGGTTAAAAAAGGAGCAAAGGTTTTTATCATTTTTGGTGGAAGACAGAAATAAAGAAAGATACCTAGTGTGCAACTTTCTTGGCTAATGAGCTTGGACCCATTTATTCTTTTAGAAAATCATTCCTACTTTTGTGGGTCTCTCTCTATGGTCACTATCTTGTAATGTTAGTAGTATTGGCATATCATTTTTTCCTGACTTTTAAGATTTTTACTTCACTTCACTTCACTTTACCTGTGAACTGATGGGATTGAAATGGTATCAATGTTTCTAGCTCAAATTCCATTCTGTACAGATTCTGTATATCACCATCCCAAACACCACTTGGCTGCATTTGCTGTATAAcaacaaaatatatttataaataaataaccCAATAATGGATCTATGCAAAATTTGACTTAATTTTTACGGTCAACACGGGTTACAATTGAAATAATGAGGACGAAAGTTGAGAAGAAATTACATTGTAACAAGATGAATCCATAAATGTTTGATCAGGGATTGAAATTGGAGCACTAATGCTTCTTCTTAACCCCATTTCCGCTGCGTTAATTCCCATGTCTAATCCGCAATATGAAATCCCCCCTTGATCCATTGAATTCAACTGAAAATACGCCGAATTAGTTGAAGAGCACCCGAGTGCTGGAAATTCACTTGTTGAGCATTGAAATATCTGATGACAGTAACAACATATATTATGTTactaataacaaaaaaaataaaaaaaataatcctACAAAACTCGTTGATTATTAATCAATCTTCTCACCTCTTTCGCGAATACATTATCGATGTTGAAATCTAGCTCTGGATTAACAGTTGCAAGCTTCATGGACAGGAACTGTTACAATCCAAATTACAAAAATTAATTCTCAGTATTttacaatttatttattttaaatatatatatatatttgtataaatAGATTGCTTAAactattaaatattaattacctCTACTTGTTTTTGAAGGGATTGAACATAGTTAATTATTTCATCAAGCATTCCAGCTTTCCCTGTGATCTTATTGCAGCCAGGTACCAAATCCTGCAAGTACTTCATTCTCTCACTAATTTTCTCCCTCCTTACCTATTTATTTATAGTCACAATCATTAATCTTTTTGCAAAACAAATAATAATCATaattataaaattttaatcattatTCGGGTGGTCACGTACTCTTTCGGCTAGACTATGACTATCAGTGGCTTGACCGCGACGCGCTCGAACATGAATATAATCCGGTTTTTGAACCTCGGAAACCTTAGACTTGTCCTTAGATGAAGTGTTGTTAGAAGCTTCTTTGCTGTTGCTATTTTGATCATGTGTGATCCTAGAATCTCCTTCAGAACAtccttttattttcttttctttatcAGAAACAACCTGAAAGTGTCACACATAGGAAAAAAATTAATTATGTCCTTTTTAGGAAACTTAACATTAAAACAGAATAAAGCTCAAACCTGTAGGCTTTGACCCTTTCTCTTCTTAGGTGACACCGAAGCCGAAACCGAACTCGAATTCCCCTGAACAAACAATGCCTGATCCGTCTCTACTGGTTGTGCAACCGGGTTCGGGTTCATGTAGCCATAACCCAATTGATCATCACTAAATGCACCCGCATGAAGCCCGGCCCAATACTCATCCATCCCCGGGTCGGGTTTCACTAAGGCAGAATGGTTTGCGAACATATGATCATTTGGGTTGTAAAAACATTGTTGTTGTAGAGTGTTTGGTAATTGAGGATTCATTTTGAAGGTTGAAAAGATTAGGTAGCAAGTGTTTTACATGCCAAACTAACGTCCTCTCAAAGCCCAACCCAAAATGCCTTTGCTTATCTTTTTTGGTGTAAAAAGAGCTTTTTGTACGTCAAAGTGttgctcttttttttttttttttcctttttttgaAGGGTAAGGATAAGTAGGGGGAGTGGGGGTGGGTTggtataaatatatatagataGGAAAAAGTGGCCGGAGAGTGACACCTGCCGGAGTCTGACACAAGTGGCCGGAATAAATAAGAGGATAGATGAGAGAGAAAACAACACCCATGGAGTGGCCATGGGCCGTGGGCCCATCTATGACATGACTGCCACGTGGGTATGTCCAGCCCAACAcccatatttttttttatttctatactttttctttttaattttgaaatctatctactataataaaagaaactaactttggacacttgtcattatttcTAGACcatcattaattatatataattattatttaatttaaattattaaattcaatatgtttcaaacatttaaaaaattacggataaagtttcataaaatatcttattatttatttacaacTAATGTTAAAAAACATTACCATGTCATGTCTACGATTAAAAATAACCTAGAGTTTTGTTGAATTATCAAGTAAAGAAACCATCAACAGAATAAATTATTAGCAATGTATGCCTGTATATATTCTATTTTTAAGTTTAACCAAATTGTGTGATACTTAAACCATACAAAATTATAACGCAAACACCTAAAGAAAAAACATTATCGGATAATGCGATAGCCTAGGCCATAGCATTGCCGTTAGCAAGCATCAAGTAACAAAAACTAAAACAGAAAATAAGATTTTGTAAGTTaatcattaattatatataattattatttaatttaaattattaaatttaatatgtttcaaacatttaaaaaattacggataaagtttcataaaatatcttattatttatttatattaactactaggttagaaattatatcttaattCCTTAATTGtaagataattattatttaatttaaattattaaatttagagtaaaatgcacggatggtccctgtggttttgtaaaataacatttATAGTCTCCAACTTTTAGAAATTACatcggtgctccctgtggtttgacagtttgttactcggatagtccctggagtggatgagggttagttttctcagttaattgAGTGTGAAATGACTTTAATACCCTTACtatattaaaaatattaaaatattaaaggaTAAAGTTAACTCAAGTGGCCCCACCCCACCCTCGccttcaccacctccaactccCTCATCGATACACGCCTTCTTCATGCATTTtacaaaagttagggactataggtgttattttacaaaaccacagggactatccgtgcattttactcttaaatttacatttttcaTAAGTTTATCTAATTGGATAATTGCTATAGGCCTAATGTGGACATTTCAACATTttttaaaaactaataaattaagaccactattatttaaataaaactttggTTATTAAATGTATGTTCACATGACTGTTAAAACTCGTGAGAAATTCGAT from Helianthus annuus cultivar XRQ/B chromosome 10, HanXRQr2.0-SUNRISE, whole genome shotgun sequence harbors:
- the LOC110885898 gene encoding transcription factor bHLH63 isoform X1, with the protein product MNPQLPNTLQQQCFYNPNDHMFANHSALVKPDPGMDEYWAGLHAGAFSDDQLGYGYMNPNPVAQPVETDQALFVQGNSSSVSASVSPKKRKGQSLQVVSDKEKKIKGCSEGDSRITHDQNSNSKEASNNTSSKDKSKVSEVQKPDYIHVRARRGQATDSHSLAERVRREKISERMKYLQDLVPGCNKITGKAGMLDEIINYVQSLQKQVEFLSMKLATVNPELDFNIDNVFAKEIFQCSTSEFPALGCSSTNSAYFQLNSMDQGGISYCGLDMGINAAEMGLRRSISAPISIPDQTFMDSSCYNQQMQPSGVWDGDIQNLYRMEFELETLIPFQSHQFTGSNEGINMKTET
- the LOC110885898 gene encoding transcription factor bHLH63 isoform X2, with the protein product MNPQLPNTLQQQCFYNPNDHMFANHSALVKPDPGMDEYWAGLHAGAFSDDQLGYGYMNPNPVAQPVETDQALFVQGNSSSVSASVSPKKRKGQSLQVVSDKEKKIKGCSEGDSRITHDQNSNSKEASNNTSSKDKSKVSEVQKPDYIHVRARRGQATDSHSLAERVRREKISERMKYLQDLVPGCNKITGKAGMLDEIINYVQSLQKQVEFLSMKLATVNPELDFNIDNVFAKEIFQCSTSEFPALGCSSTNSAYFQLNSMDQGGISYCGLDMGINAAEMGLRRSISAPISIPDQTFMDSSCYNQMQPSGVWDGDIQNLYRMEFELETLIPFQSHQFTGSNEGINMKTET